The Solanum pennellii chromosome 11, SPENNV200 genome contains a region encoding:
- the LOC107003516 gene encoding uncharacterized protein LOC107003516: protein MAKKSRGNPSIKHTKTSKKKEEKPHSWAVVRSLFTCKHLQVITRPDHSQQQVILKEEKNSKVQHEGENNNNKCKKLKCSGSICSNTKVMHRSEPSPSPPKGRKLNGTSSFSSASSSSLLSTTSPATSSSIRGMPFRKLSGCYECRMVVDPIARDPSLRSNICGECGHIFMKVENLELHQAVRHAVSELGPEDTSRNIVEIIFQSSWLNKKTPVCKIDRILKIHNTPTTISRFEEYREAIKVKATNLVKKHPRCIADGNELLRFHCTTFMCSLGLNGSSNLCTSIPNCNVCNLIKNGFKLSTTTHHGTKKGILTTATSGKAHDNARVVEEEMVEEEEEKRAMLVCRVIAGRVKKNLDGNNNNNNNSNNLEEYDSIGGAAGLYSNLDELYVFNPKAILPCFVVIYKSF, encoded by the exons atggcCAAAAAAAGCAGAGGAAATCCCAGTATCAAACACACCAAAAccagtaaaaaaaaagaagaaaaaccaCATTCATGGGCAGTTGTAAGAAGCCTATTTACTTGTAAACATCTACAAGTAATTACAAGACCAGATCATAGCCAACAACAAGTAATactaaaagaagagaaaaactcAAAAGTTCAACACGAAGGtgaaaacaataacaacaagtGCAAGAAATTGAAGTGTTCTGGCTCTATATGTAGCAACACAAAGGTCATGCATAGGTCTGAGCCATCGCCATCGCCTCCCAAAGGGCGTAAATTAAATGGCACTAGTAGTTTTTCTTCTGCTTCTTCGTCTTCATTACTCTCAACCACTTCACCAGCTACATCGTCCTCGATTAGAGGAATGCCATTTAGGAAACTTTCAGGTTGTTATGAATGTAGAATGGTTGTTGATCCAATAGCTAGGGATCCTTCTTTGAGATCAAATATTTGTGGTGAATGTGGacatatttttatgaaagttgAAAATTTGGAACTTCATCAAGCTGTTAGACATGCTG TATCTGAATTAGGTCCAGAGGACACAAGTAGAAACATAGTGGAAATCATATTTCAATCAAGTTGGTTAAACAAAAAGACCCCAGTATGCAAGATAGACAGAATCTTGAAAATCCACAATactccaacaacaatttcaagATTTGAGGAATATAGAGAGGCTATTAAGGTTAAGGCAACTAACCTTGTCAAAAAACACCCACGTTGTATTGCTGATGGGAATGAATTATTAAGGTTCCATTGCACAACATTCATGTGTTCACTTGGCCTAAATGGTTCCTCAAATTTGTGCACTAGTATACCTAATTGTAATGTATGCAATCTCATCAAAAATGGATTCAAGCTCTCTACTACTACTCATCATGGCACAAAGAAAG GTATATTGACGACCGCGACGAGCGGGAAGGCGCATGACAACGCAAGAGTTGTGGAGGAGGAGATggtggaggaggaggaggagaagaggGCAATGTTAGTTTGCAGGGTAATTGCAGGAAGAGTGAAGAAAAATTTGGatggaaataataataataataacaatagtaataatttgGAGGAATATGATTCTATTGGTGGAGCTGCTGGACTTTATTCCAATTTGGATGAGTTGTATGTGTTTAATCCTAAGGCTATATTGCCTTGTTTTGTTGTAATTTACAAAAGTTTCTAG